A window of the Gossypium arboreum isolate Shixiya-1 chromosome 2, ASM2569848v2, whole genome shotgun sequence genome harbors these coding sequences:
- the LOC108463253 gene encoding short chain aldehyde dehydrogenase 1-like yields MSFGSSVTKRLDGKVALITGGASGLGECTVRLFVKHGAKVLIADIQDELGNSLCQELGTENISYVHCDVTCESDVENAVNLVVSKYGKLDIMFNNAGITGDNEVRVTDAGAEDFKRVFDVNVLGGFLGAKYAARAMVPAKKGCILFTSSIVSKISVGLPHAYKASKHAVAGLTKSLSVELGEHGIRVNCISPNAILTPLFQKSIGNIDKKKGEEMLAVSAVLKGPVLEAEDFANAALYLASDDAKFISGVNLPVDGGYSLSNQSWKMGFAALLE; encoded by the exons ATGAGTTTCGGGTCCTCAGTAACCAAAAG ACTGGATGGCAAGGTGGCACTGATAACTGGTGGTGCCAGTGGCTTAGGAGAGTGTACAGTCAGACTATTTGTCAAACATGGAGCCAAGGTTCTGATTGCTGATATTCAAGACGAATTGGGCAACTCCCTTTGTCAAGAGCTTGGAACGGAAAACATCAGCTATGTCCACTGCGATGTAACATGCGAATCCGATGTTGAAAATGCTGTAAACTTGGTTGTCTCCAAGTACGGAAAGCTAGATATCATGTTCAACAATGCAGGCATTACTGGTGACAATGAAGTAAGAGTGACAGACGCCGGCGCTGAGGACTTCAAGAGAGTGTTCGATGTCAATGTATTGGGTGGTTTCTTGGGTGCCAAGTATGCTGCCAGGGCCATGGTCCCGGCTAAGAAAGGCTGCATACTCTTCACATCAAGTATTGTTTCAAAAATCAGTGTGGGTCTCCCCCATGCATACAAGGCATCAAAGCATGCCGTCGCAGGGCTGACGAAGAGCTTGAGCGTGGAGTTAGGTGAGCATGGAATTAGAGTTAACTGCATTTCGCCTAACGCAATTTTGACCCCATTGTTCcaaaaatcaattgggaatattgATAAGAAGAAGGGAGAGGAGATGCTTGCGGTTTCAGCAGTGTTGAAAGGCCCCGTACTGGAGGCTGAAGATTTTGCCAATGCGGCACTGTATTTGGCAAGTGATGACGCTAAATTTATTAGTGGTGTTAACTTACCAGTCGACGGAGGGTATAGTCTTAGCAATCAGTCATGGAAAATGGGATTCGCAGCACTTTTGGAATAA